From one Flavobacterium kingsejongi genomic stretch:
- a CDS encoding peptide MFS transporter, which translates to MEQTLTDLESIQNFEGKYPKQLWYLFLVEMWERFCFYGMRGVLTFFMVDQLFLKDAEANLQYGAIQAFVYAFTFIGGIFADKILGFKKSLFFGGIVMILGNLLIAFSPQEMFYYGIAFSIIGTGFFKPNVSSMVGELYTEKDPRRDAGYGMFYAGINIGGLLGGALCIYLGKYHSWTLCFLSAAIVMGFGLLTFLFTKKYLGPIGDSPLLSLPSSKRKIREIAVYIGSLLSIPFIFLMVKNTHYTDYFMYTIGVIAIAYFLYEVYNLQNTALRKKLVAAFLFIFFYFLFNAIYEQSGGSLSLFAKDNLNSRLLFFDIDPNIVNNSSNTLFVIILSPIIGLLWLWLAKKKIEPNTIIKFGIGFLFLSASFYIFYYTKFFANAEGITSLNVFTFAYFITTIGELCLGPIGMSIITKLSPKRLFGMMMGLWFLASAFGQLAAGKLGAEMSKSNTGATLLFKLQSYTDGYYKLAIYSLIAGVILIISAPLIKKLMQEVK; encoded by the coding sequence ATGGAACAGACACTGACAGATTTAGAATCAATACAGAATTTTGAAGGCAAATACCCTAAGCAATTATGGTATTTGTTTTTAGTTGAAATGTGGGAACGTTTTTGTTTCTACGGAATGCGTGGGGTATTGACCTTTTTTATGGTTGATCAATTATTTTTAAAAGATGCAGAAGCCAATTTGCAATATGGAGCCATCCAGGCCTTTGTGTACGCTTTTACATTTATTGGTGGAATTTTTGCCGATAAGATACTCGGCTTTAAAAAGTCCTTGTTTTTTGGTGGTATCGTAATGATTTTAGGGAATTTGCTCATCGCTTTTTCGCCACAGGAAATGTTTTATTACGGGATTGCTTTCTCAATCATTGGAACCGGTTTTTTTAAGCCCAATGTATCCTCAATGGTAGGGGAGTTATATACAGAGAAAGATCCGAGAAGAGATGCCGGATACGGTATGTTTTATGCAGGGATTAATATAGGAGGCCTTTTAGGAGGTGCTTTATGTATTTATTTGGGTAAATACCATTCCTGGACCCTGTGTTTCCTTTCTGCCGCTATTGTAATGGGATTTGGTCTGCTCACCTTTTTGTTTACTAAAAAGTACCTTGGGCCTATCGGAGATTCACCATTATTAAGCCTGCCTTCTTCAAAACGTAAAATCCGCGAGATTGCGGTATACATAGGTTCCCTGTTGAGTATACCATTTATCTTTTTGATGGTAAAAAATACCCACTACACGGATTATTTCATGTATACCATCGGGGTCATTGCAATTGCCTATTTCCTATATGAAGTATATAATTTGCAGAATACGGCCTTACGTAAAAAACTGGTAGCAGCTTTCCTGTTTATCTTTTTCTACTTTTTATTCAATGCTATTTATGAGCAGAGTGGAGGATCGTTATCCCTTTTTGCAAAAGACAACCTGAACAGTAGATTGCTCTTTTTCGATATAGATCCTAATATTGTGAACAATAGTTCGAATACGCTTTTTGTCATCATCCTGAGTCCGATTATTGGATTGTTATGGCTGTGGCTGGCCAAAAAGAAAATTGAGCCGAATACCATTATCAAATTTGGAATTGGCTTCCTGTTCCTTTCGGCTTCATTTTACATTTTCTACTACACAAAATTCTTTGCTAATGCTGAAGGGATTACATCCCTGAACGTATTCACGTTTGCCTATTTTATTACTACGATTGGTGAATTATGCCTGGGGCCTATCGGAATGTCGATCATCACTAAACTGTCTCCAAAAAGGCTTTTTGGAATGATGATGGGATTATGGTTCCTCGCCAGTGCATTTGGGCAACTTGCCGCAGGAAAACTTGGGGCAGAAATGTCAAAATCGAATACAGGCGCTACGTTGCTTTTTAAATTACAATCCTATACCGATGGTTATTATAAGCTCGCAATCTATTCGCTTATTGCAGGAGTTATTCTTATAATTTCAGCTCCTTTGATAAAAAAATTAATGCAGGAAGTAAAATAA
- a CDS encoding S9 family peptidase, protein MNYFKHAFILFLAAGFSTFAQQKITIEEIYGGAFRGKSLDELQALKNTNQYTVLNTDRASKSMQIDLYDYATLNKVATLINTKDHKELPPIDSYTFSSDEKQILIACNSESIFRHSFVADYYLYDIASKKLQKLFDFKIQEPVFSPEGTKIAYAKENNLYVYAITTGKTTQLTTDGKKNSIINGITDWVYEEEFAFVRAFDWNKAGDKIAYIRFDESQVPEFTMDMYNTGLYPSQETFKYPKAGEKNAEVSLHIVAVATNTTQKINLGNYNDFYIPRIKWTTDPALLSVQVLNRHQNNLDLIFVDGNTGSAKVILTEKDKAYVDVTDNLTFLKDNSFIWTSEKDGFNHIYHYDKSGKLKNQITKGNWEVTEYYGLDEKSGTIFYQSVENGSINRDIYSIRLTGKDKKRLSVQAGTHAATFSPNFDFYINTFSSALQPPTYTLNAASTGKEVKAIVGNDELLAKFKKYNLPEKEFFVLKTAKGHELNAWVIKPKDFDATKKYPVLMTQYSGPGSQQVANKWYDSNDYWYMLLSQKNYIVICVDGRGTGFKGADFKKVTYKELGKLEVEDQIDAAKVIGKYNYVDASRIGIWGWSFGGFMASNCILKGNDVFKTAIAVAPVTSWRFYDSVYTERFMQTPQENASGYDENSPINHVSKLKGNFLLIHGTADDNVHVQNSMTMIEALVQANKQFDWAIYPDKNHGIYGGKTRIQLFTKMTNYLEEKL, encoded by the coding sequence ATGAATTATTTTAAACACGCTTTTATCCTGTTTTTAGCAGCGGGATTTTCAACTTTTGCTCAGCAAAAAATCACTATTGAAGAGATCTATGGCGGCGCATTCCGGGGCAAGAGCCTTGATGAATTGCAGGCGCTGAAAAATACGAATCAATATACGGTACTCAATACCGATCGTGCTTCGAAGTCAATGCAAATCGATTTGTACGATTATGCAACGCTGAATAAAGTAGCCACGTTAATCAATACCAAAGATCATAAGGAATTGCCCCCAATTGACAGTTATACCTTTAGCAGTGACGAAAAACAAATCCTTATCGCCTGCAATAGTGAGTCTATCTTCCGGCATTCCTTTGTGGCAGATTATTATTTATATGATATCGCTTCAAAAAAGCTTCAGAAACTGTTTGATTTCAAAATCCAGGAGCCTGTTTTTTCTCCGGAAGGAACAAAGATCGCGTATGCCAAAGAAAATAATCTATACGTTTATGCTATTACGACAGGAAAAACGACCCAACTGACTACTGATGGGAAGAAAAACAGTATCATTAATGGTATTACAGACTGGGTATACGAAGAGGAATTTGCATTTGTAAGAGCATTTGACTGGAACAAAGCGGGTGATAAAATAGCCTATATCCGTTTTGACGAAAGCCAGGTTCCGGAATTTACAATGGATATGTACAATACCGGATTATATCCTTCACAGGAAACCTTTAAATATCCGAAAGCTGGAGAGAAAAATGCAGAGGTATCCCTGCATATTGTGGCGGTGGCTACAAATACTACACAAAAAATTAACTTAGGGAATTATAACGACTTTTACATTCCCAGAATTAAATGGACTACAGATCCTGCGCTATTGAGTGTTCAGGTATTGAACAGGCATCAGAATAACCTGGATCTTATTTTTGTAGACGGGAACACCGGAAGTGCCAAAGTAATCCTGACGGAAAAAGATAAAGCCTATGTGGATGTTACTGATAACCTTACATTCCTGAAAGACAACAGTTTTATCTGGACCAGTGAAAAAGACGGATTTAACCATATCTATCATTATGATAAATCCGGTAAACTAAAAAATCAGATTACCAAAGGCAATTGGGAAGTAACTGAATATTATGGACTGGATGAAAAATCCGGAACTATTTTTTACCAATCGGTTGAAAACGGCTCTATAAACCGTGATATCTATAGTATTCGCCTTACCGGGAAGGACAAGAAGCGACTTTCGGTACAGGCTGGAACACATGCGGCTACCTTTAGCCCGAATTTTGACTTTTATATCAATACATTCTCCAGCGCACTGCAACCACCAACCTATACTTTAAACGCTGCCAGTACTGGTAAAGAAGTAAAAGCAATCGTTGGAAATGATGAGCTTTTGGCGAAATTCAAAAAATACAATCTTCCTGAGAAAGAATTCTTTGTGCTTAAAACGGCAAAAGGACATGAATTAAACGCCTGGGTAATCAAACCGAAAGACTTTGATGCTACTAAAAAATACCCGGTACTGATGACACAATATAGCGGTCCAGGATCCCAACAGGTAGCCAATAAATGGTATGACAGTAATGATTATTGGTATATGTTACTTTCTCAAAAGAATTATATCGTTATTTGCGTCGATGGAAGAGGAACCGGTTTCAAAGGGGCTGACTTTAAAAAAGTAACCTATAAGGAACTGGGTAAATTGGAGGTAGAAGACCAGATTGATGCTGCAAAAGTTATCGGAAAATATAACTATGTTGATGCTTCAAGAATTGGTATCTGGGGCTGGAGTTTTGGAGGTTTTATGGCATCAAACTGTATCCTGAAAGGGAATGATGTGTTCAAAACTGCTATCGCAGTGGCACCGGTAACCAGCTGGAGATTTTACGACAGTGTCTATACCGAACGTTTTATGCAGACACCTCAGGAAAATGCTTCGGGTTATGATGAAAATTCACCCATTAACCATGTAAGTAAACTGAAAGGTAATTTCCTTCTGATTCACGGGACGGCAGATGATAATGTGCATGTGCAGAATTCAATGACCATGATAGAAGCACTGGTTCAGGCCAACAAGCAATTTGACTGGGCTATTTATCCCGATAAAAATCACGGTATCTATGGCGGAAAAACGCGCATACAGCTGTTTACAAAAATGACAAATTATTTAGAAGAGAAACTATAA
- a CDS encoding peptide MFS transporter has product MIENKVIADHQEGPSKGHPKGLWVLFGTEMWERFNFYGMRAILTLFLVNSLMMKEEQASIIYGGFLGLCYLTPMLGGFIADRFFGNRNCILLGGLMMASGQFLLFVSASVFGSDIGLATTLVWIALGIIIFGNGFFKPNISSMVGSLYPKQEKTKLDTAFTIFYMGINMGAFLGQFICPIIGDVKDANGVRDIHAFKWGFLAASAAMLIGTAVFYFLKNKYVVTPEGRPLGGLPSKNVASDFEEGESQKAVFSSKALAIAGIAFFILGAIIHYGLDQNLIYTLIYSSGLTLAGLIISDTSLTKIERDRIFVIYIVAFFIIFFWAAFEQAGSSLTFIADNQTDRNFFGWQMPASMVQIFNGIFVIVLAVPFSMLWDYLRSKNSEPISPMKQSFGLALIALAYLIIAFNVKDLGNNGLLAIKWLILLYFIQTCAELCLSPIGLSLVGKLSPKRFSSLLYGVFFLSNAAGYALAGTLGAILPATGDKYNKAKELGIDLQGVLNKTVTPTAEQLKLLETNQISASNHFFAGFEIHNLFEFFMVFVVLCGLAALVLFALTPVMKKMMHGIR; this is encoded by the coding sequence ATGATAGAAAATAAAGTAATTGCAGATCATCAGGAAGGTCCGTCAAAAGGTCATCCAAAAGGACTTTGGGTATTATTCGGAACCGAGATGTGGGAACGATTCAATTTTTATGGCATGCGCGCCATCCTGACATTGTTCCTTGTAAATTCATTGATGATGAAAGAAGAACAAGCTTCTATTATCTATGGTGGATTCCTGGGATTGTGTTATTTGACGCCAATGTTGGGTGGTTTTATTGCCGATCGTTTTTTTGGAAATAGAAACTGTATTTTATTAGGTGGATTGATGATGGCTTCAGGGCAGTTTTTGCTGTTTGTAAGTGCCAGCGTTTTTGGTTCTGATATCGGTCTGGCAACGACCCTGGTATGGATCGCGTTAGGGATCATCATTTTTGGAAATGGATTCTTTAAGCCAAATATTTCCAGTATGGTAGGTAGTTTATACCCAAAACAGGAAAAAACAAAATTAGATACAGCATTCACCATCTTCTACATGGGGATTAATATGGGGGCTTTCCTGGGACAATTTATCTGCCCAATTATCGGGGATGTTAAAGATGCCAATGGTGTACGTGATATCCATGCGTTTAAATGGGGATTCCTTGCTGCGTCTGCAGCAATGTTAATTGGAACAGCTGTTTTTTACTTTTTGAAAAATAAATATGTAGTAACACCGGAAGGAAGACCATTAGGAGGATTACCATCTAAGAATGTTGCTTCAGATTTTGAAGAAGGTGAATCGCAAAAAGCAGTATTCTCTTCGAAAGCTTTAGCCATTGCTGGAATTGCATTTTTTATTTTAGGTGCGATTATCCACTACGGATTAGACCAAAATTTAATTTATACCCTGATCTACTCCAGTGGACTGACACTGGCAGGATTGATCATCTCTGATACATCATTGACTAAAATTGAACGCGACAGGATTTTTGTAATTTATATTGTTGCCTTTTTTATCATCTTCTTTTGGGCTGCTTTTGAACAGGCAGGATCATCATTGACCTTTATAGCAGACAACCAGACCGATCGTAATTTCTTCGGATGGCAGATGCCGGCTTCTATGGTTCAGATTTTTAATGGAATCTTCGTAATTGTATTAGCAGTACCTTTTAGTATGCTGTGGGATTACCTGAGAAGTAAAAATTCAGAACCTATTTCTCCGATGAAACAATCCTTCGGACTTGCGCTGATTGCTTTGGCTTACCTTATTATAGCCTTTAATGTAAAGGATTTAGGGAATAATGGATTATTGGCTATTAAATGGTTGATCTTATTATATTTCATCCAGACCTGTGCCGAACTTTGTTTATCACCGATCGGTTTGTCATTAGTGGGTAAATTATCACCAAAAAGATTTTCATCATTGTTATACGGAGTATTCTTCCTTTCCAATGCAGCGGGTTATGCGCTTGCAGGAACTTTAGGGGCAATATTACCAGCAACAGGGGACAAATACAATAAAGCAAAAGAACTGGGAATTGATCTTCAGGGTGTACTGAACAAAACGGTGACGCCAACAGCAGAACAATTAAAGTTATTGGAAACGAATCAAATTAGTGCTTCAAACCACTTTTTTGCAGGATTTGAAATCCATAACCTGTTTGAGTTCTTTATGGTTTTTGTGGTGCTTTGTGGATTGGCAGCTTTAGTGTTGTTCGCCTTAACACCGGTTATGAAAAAAATGATGCACGGTATACGATAA
- a CDS encoding T9SS-dependent choice-of-anchor J family protein — translation MMKKLLYAIVILPLFGYGQIFQENWDGSGPGITAWTLINVDGLTPASGVSYVNAAWITRDRGGATPNFGGPDGNFAAMSTSWYTPAGSANDWLISPTINLTAAPSAFLSWDAKAQDADYPDGYSLKLAPNGGNTVADFTVNLYTTTGENPIWTTRSVDISAYIGQNVRIAFVNNSNDSYVLLVDNISVTTAEVEIPVTYCASTYLFVEAISNVNFAGINNPSDPADDVNEYQDFTTVTGTVQQGQTYPITLKGNTGGNYTDYFTVYIDWNQNGTLDDAGEAYQIGSIINSTGSDAIQAAGNILVPATALLGNTRMRVVKYYDEYTTTPCTSSDDFSFGQTEDYTLTVTASPLGIDTFDDAAFSYYPNPVKNYLNLKYKDAIENVAVYNMIGQEVLRQNPGASTAQVDVTSLPTGTYIVKATIGTTVNTMKIVKQ, via the coding sequence ATGATGAAAAAACTACTTTACGCTATTGTCATTTTGCCCCTATTTGGCTATGGACAAATTTTTCAGGAAAATTGGGATGGAAGTGGACCTGGCATTACTGCCTGGACGCTTATTAACGTTGATGGCCTGACTCCGGCCAGCGGAGTGAGCTATGTTAATGCTGCATGGATCACCCGCGACCGTGGTGGTGCAACCCCAAATTTCGGAGGACCGGACGGTAATTTCGCCGCAATGAGCACCTCATGGTATACCCCTGCCGGATCCGCAAATGATTGGCTAATTTCCCCTACCATTAATCTTACCGCAGCACCTTCCGCTTTTCTTTCGTGGGACGCCAAGGCTCAGGACGCGGACTATCCTGATGGATATTCCTTAAAATTAGCTCCAAATGGTGGTAACACAGTAGCTGATTTTACTGTAAACCTATACACAACAACCGGAGAAAACCCAATATGGACTACGCGGTCTGTAGATATCTCTGCCTATATAGGTCAAAATGTAAGAATTGCTTTCGTCAATAATTCCAACGACTCCTATGTACTGCTGGTCGATAATATTTCCGTAACAACTGCCGAAGTAGAAATCCCAGTTACCTATTGCGCCTCCACTTATTTATTTGTTGAAGCGATCAGTAATGTGAATTTTGCCGGAATCAACAACCCTTCCGATCCTGCTGATGATGTAAACGAATACCAGGATTTCACCACAGTAACAGGAACCGTACAACAGGGCCAAACGTATCCTATTACCTTAAAAGGAAATACAGGCGGTAATTATACTGATTACTTCACCGTGTATATCGACTGGAACCAAAATGGCACCTTAGATGATGCAGGAGAAGCCTATCAAATTGGATCTATTATCAATTCTACCGGAAGCGATGCAATCCAGGCAGCTGGAAATATCCTTGTACCTGCTACAGCACTACTTGGAAATACCCGTATGCGTGTAGTGAAATATTATGATGAATACACCACAACGCCTTGTACTTCCAGTGATGATTTCAGCTTTGGGCAAACTGAAGATTATACTCTGACCGTTACTGCTTCCCCATTAGGTATTGATACCTTTGACGATGCTGCTTTCTCATATTATCCAAATCCAGTAAAAAATTACCTGAACCTGAAGTATAAAGATGCTATTGAAAATGTAGCGGTTTATAATATGATCGGACAGGAAGTTTTACGTCAGAATCCTGGAGCCAGTACCGCACAGGTAGACGTAACCAGCCTGCCTACTGGAACATATATTGTAAAAGCGACTATTGGCACAACCGTTAATACTATGAAAATAGTAAAACAATAG
- a CDS encoding peptide MFS transporter: protein MSQNTTDQFFKNTVIGHPAGLFILFFTEMWERFSFYGMRSLLILFLTASFTDGGWEWTRENASALFGSYVGLVYLSTMLGGYFADKVIGFRWAVVVGAVLMTLGHAAMAVETEFSIYLGLILLVFGNGFFKPNMTSIISEMYKDRPEKKDGAYTLFYMGVNAGAFFGILLCGYLGEKVGWSYGFGLAGIFMFFGMLQFWLSQNIFGDIGLKPNKESKAKAEALDSDKRNPFTPWQLALIALTSILGLLWILNAPASKISGGKIDVFAFLGSGGNNYAILTALVLFIILLVYRFTQYSKITREKLMAVTFFAFLTIFFWAIFEQSPNSLTIFASDYTNRVLEGNWSVIFLVMNSLITVLPLGIITWVLFLMFKQTFKNYALANIILSLSFVIVWGIALWMLAKDYYTAGYLDLSDGTLELLKIEKVTTALTEVPATWFSTLNSLFIISLAPLFSKWWESKYNPSANIKYGIGMFLLALGMACVAIGASGIAPGAKTASVSMIWLILVYLFHTMGELCISPVGLSYVSKLVPGRMIAFMFGVWYLAVAIGMKGAGMFGENIDTIANEHGLSYFFWMLTIISVVVAVFSIIMTPVIKKLMHGVR from the coding sequence ATGAGTCAGAATACGACAGATCAGTTTTTTAAGAATACAGTTATCGGCCACCCCGCCGGATTATTTATCTTATTTTTCACCGAAATGTGGGAACGCTTTTCCTTTTATGGAATGCGCTCTTTATTGATTTTGTTTTTAACCGCTTCCTTTACAGATGGTGGTTGGGAATGGACGCGTGAAAATGCTTCTGCCTTGTTTGGGTCTTATGTAGGGTTAGTATATCTTTCTACAATGTTAGGAGGCTATTTTGCCGATAAAGTCATTGGTTTCCGATGGGCTGTTGTAGTGGGTGCTGTGCTAATGACCTTAGGGCACGCTGCTATGGCTGTGGAAACGGAATTTTCGATTTACCTCGGATTGATATTGTTAGTTTTTGGAAATGGTTTCTTTAAGCCTAATATGACCTCCATTATTTCGGAGATGTACAAAGACCGTCCGGAAAAGAAAGATGGTGCTTATACTTTGTTTTATATGGGTGTAAATGCCGGAGCTTTTTTTGGAATCCTGCTATGTGGTTATCTTGGAGAAAAAGTAGGCTGGAGTTATGGTTTCGGACTGGCTGGAATCTTTATGTTCTTTGGGATGCTCCAGTTTTGGCTTTCCCAGAATATCTTTGGAGATATCGGGTTAAAACCGAATAAGGAAAGTAAAGCGAAAGCGGAAGCCCTGGATTCGGACAAAAGAAATCCATTCACGCCTTGGCAATTGGCACTGATCGCCCTGACTTCTATTTTAGGATTGTTGTGGATATTGAATGCTCCGGCATCTAAAATATCGGGTGGTAAAATTGATGTTTTTGCCTTTTTAGGATCGGGAGGAAATAATTATGCTATCCTAACCGCATTGGTATTGTTCATAATATTATTGGTTTACAGGTTTACACAATATTCTAAAATTACCAGAGAGAAATTAATGGCGGTAACTTTCTTTGCCTTCCTTACTATTTTCTTTTGGGCTATTTTTGAGCAGTCCCCTAACAGTTTAACCATTTTTGCAAGTGATTATACGAACAGGGTTCTGGAAGGAAACTGGAGCGTCATATTTTTAGTGATGAACTCCCTGATTACAGTTTTGCCTTTGGGAATTATTACCTGGGTATTGTTCCTGATGTTCAAGCAGACTTTTAAAAATTACGCTTTGGCGAATATTATCCTCAGTTTGAGTTTTGTAATTGTATGGGGTATTGCCCTTTGGATGCTGGCAAAAGATTATTATACTGCGGGTTACTTAGACCTTTCTGATGGCACGCTTGAATTATTAAAAATAGAAAAAGTAACCACAGCGTTAACGGAAGTTCCGGCGACCTGGTTTTCAACGCTGAATTCCCTATTCATCATTTCACTGGCACCATTGTTTTCAAAATGGTGGGAAAGTAAATACAATCCTTCTGCCAATATAAAATATGGGATTGGAATGTTCTTATTAGCACTTGGAATGGCATGCGTAGCGATTGGAGCTTCAGGTATTGCACCGGGTGCGAAAACAGCTTCTGTAAGCATGATATGGCTGATATTGGTATATCTTTTCCATACCATGGGCGAGTTGTGTATTTCTCCGGTTGGGCTGTCGTACGTAAGTAAGCTGGTTCCTGGAAGAATGATTGCTTTTATGTTCGGAGTTTGGTATCTTGCGGTGGCTATCGGAATGAAAGGTGCCGGTATGTTTGGAGAAAATATCGATACCATTGCCAACGAGCATGGATTGAGTTATTTCTTTTGGATGCTAACCATTATTTCGGTTGTAGTAGCCGTGTTTTCGATTATTATGACGCCAGTAATTAAAAAATTAATGCATGGTGTGCGATAG
- a CDS encoding hydroxymethylglutaryl-CoA reductase, degradative, producing the protein MTQAHKGFSKLSKEEKIDWIAAHYFSAPEEAKALIKKYWNTDTELQQLHDEFIENTITNFYLPLGIAPNFLINGKNYAIPMAIEESSVVAAAAKTAKFWSKRGGFKATVINTEKIGQVHFTYTGDPEKLYAFFEILKPKLYTATDSITKNMQKRGGGILDILLKNKTDLLENYYQLHATFDTRDSMGANFINSCLEQFARTLKAEACDYSDFNETEQNIEVIMSILSNYVPNCTVRAEVSCKIEELNENPAIDPMDFAKKFLTAVRIAEIEPFRAVTHNKGIMNGIDAVVLATGNDFRAVEAGVHAYASRNGHYSSLSHATVENGIFTFWLEIPLALGTVGGLTSLHPLVKLSLEMLQHPSAEELMQLVAVAGLAQNFAALRSLTTTGIQEGHMKMHLMNILNQLHATDAEKENTVHHFKSNTVTHAAVVSHIANLRK; encoded by the coding sequence ATGACCCAAGCCCATAAAGGTTTTTCAAAACTATCCAAAGAAGAAAAAATTGACTGGATTGCAGCACATTATTTCAGTGCTCCAGAGGAAGCGAAAGCCTTAATTAAAAAATATTGGAATACCGATACCGAATTACAGCAACTCCATGATGAATTTATAGAGAATACAATTACCAATTTTTACCTTCCCTTAGGAATAGCGCCGAATTTCCTCATTAATGGTAAAAACTATGCCATTCCAATGGCTATCGAAGAAAGCTCTGTCGTAGCCGCAGCAGCCAAGACCGCAAAATTCTGGTCGAAACGCGGCGGATTCAAAGCCACAGTAATCAATACCGAAAAAATTGGCCAGGTTCATTTTACCTATACAGGTGATCCTGAAAAGTTATATGCTTTTTTCGAAATCCTGAAACCAAAACTGTACACCGCTACCGACAGCATCACAAAAAATATGCAGAAAAGAGGCGGTGGCATTCTGGATATCCTCCTCAAAAACAAAACCGATTTACTGGAAAACTATTACCAGCTGCATGCTACTTTTGATACCAGGGATAGCATGGGAGCCAATTTCATCAACTCCTGCTTGGAACAATTTGCAAGGACACTAAAAGCAGAAGCCTGCGATTACAGTGATTTTAACGAAACGGAGCAGAACATCGAAGTTATCATGAGCATTTTATCGAATTACGTACCCAATTGTACTGTTCGTGCCGAAGTATCCTGTAAAATCGAAGAACTGAATGAAAATCCGGCTATTGACCCGATGGATTTTGCCAAAAAATTCCTTACCGCCGTTAGAATTGCAGAAATTGAGCCCTTCCGGGCAGTAACCCATAACAAAGGCATCATGAACGGCATTGACGCGGTAGTGCTGGCAACGGGTAATGACTTTAGGGCTGTGGAAGCAGGAGTACACGCCTATGCCAGTAGGAACGGCCACTATTCCAGCCTTTCACATGCAACAGTTGAAAATGGTATTTTTACATTTTGGCTCGAAATTCCTTTGGCCTTAGGCACTGTAGGCGGCTTAACCTCCTTACATCCCCTGGTTAAATTGTCACTCGAAATGCTGCAGCATCCGTCAGCAGAAGAGCTCATGCAGCTTGTTGCGGTAGCGGGGCTTGCACAGAATTTTGCCGCCCTTCGCTCGCTGACAACCACCGGAATACAGGAAGGGCATATGAAAATGCACCTAATGAACATCCTGAATCAACTGCATGCTACCGATGCCGAAAAAGAAAACACGGTACATCATTTTAAGAGCAATACCGTGACCCATGCCGCAGTGGTAAGCCACATTGCAAATCTTCGAAAATAA
- a CDS encoding thioredoxin family protein has product MKKIVFALFLILGAAAVKAQEIKWMTFEEALKAQKKKPKAILMDVYTEWCGPCKMLDKNTFQNKDVAAYINKNYYAVKFNAEGNEEVNYKGQKFVNASYDAARKGRNGTHQFTQALKVTGYPTMMFFNDKGEVVTPLVGYYKPEQIEIYLKAFSAEEYKKLDTREKWEAYMAAFKGEFKS; this is encoded by the coding sequence ATGAAAAAAATAGTATTCGCACTTTTTCTTATCTTAGGTGCTGCTGCAGTAAAAGCACAGGAAATAAAATGGATGACTTTTGAAGAAGCCCTGAAAGCGCAAAAAAAGAAACCTAAAGCCATTCTTATGGATGTTTATACCGAATGGTGTGGGCCGTGTAAGATGTTGGATAAAAATACCTTTCAGAATAAGGATGTAGCAGCCTATATCAATAAGAATTATTATGCTGTTAAGTTTAATGCAGAAGGTAATGAAGAAGTAAATTACAAAGGGCAAAAGTTTGTTAATGCAAGCTATGATGCTGCCCGTAAAGGAAGAAACGGAACGCATCAGTTCACACAGGCTTTAAAAGTTACCGGATATCCTACAATGATGTTTTTTAATGATAAAGGAGAAGTGGTAACGCCTTTGGTAGGGTATTATAAACCGGAACAAATTGAGATTTACCTGAAAGCATTTTCAGCTGAAGAATATAAAAAATTAGATACCCGTGAAAAATGGGAAGCCTATATGGCTGCCTTCAAAGGCGAATTCAAAAGTTAG